Proteins from one Scyliorhinus canicula chromosome 6, sScyCan1.1, whole genome shotgun sequence genomic window:
- the LOC119967968 gene encoding tropomyosin-like — translation MSVSASQDQSDMSQAQSDMSQAQSDMSQTQSDMSQAQSDMSQAQSDMSQAQSDMSQTQSDMSQAQSDMSQAQSDMSQAQSDMSQTQSDMSQVQRDMTQAQSDMSQTQSDMTQAQSDMSQAQSDMSQAQSAMSQAQRDMTQAQSDMSQAQSDMTQAQSDMSQAQSDMSQAQSDMSQAQSDMSQAQSDMSQTQSDMSQVQRDMTQAQSDMSQAQSDMTQAQSDMSQAQSDMSQAQSAMSQAQRDMTQAQSDMIND, via the coding sequence ACCAGAGCGacatgtcacaggcacagagCGACATGTCACAGGCCCAGAGCGACATGTCACAGACACAGAGCGACATGTCACAGGCCCAGAGCGacatgtcacaggcacagagCGACATGTCACAGGCCCAGAGCGACATGTCACAGACACAGAGCGACATGTCACAGGCCCAGAGCGacatgtcacaggcacagagCGACATGTCACAGGCCCAGAGCGACATGTCACAGACACAGAGCGACATGTCACAGGTCCAGAGAGACATGACACAAGCACAGAGCGACATGTCACAGACACAGAGTGACATGACACAAGCACAGAGCGATATGTCACAGGCACAGAGTGACATGTCACAGGCCCAGAGCGCCAtgtcacaggcacagagagacatgACACAAGCACAGAGCGacatgtcacaggcacagagTGACATGACACAAGCACAGAGCGATATGTCACAGGCACAGAGTGACATGTCACAGGCCCAGAGCGacatgtcacaggcacagagCGACATGTCACAGGCCCAGAGCGACATGTCACAGACACAGAGCGACATGTCACAGGTCCAGAGAGACATGACACAAGCACAGAGCGacatgtcacaggcacagagTGACATGACACAAGCACAGAGCGATATGTCACAGGCACAGAGTGACATGTCACAGGCCCAGAGCGCCAtgtcacaggcacagagagacatgACACAAGCACAGAGCGACATGATCAATGATTAG